A single Pseudodesulfovibrio aespoeensis Aspo-2 DNA region contains:
- a CDS encoding ABC transporter ATP-binding protein, which produces MSKETIYRLVAVDKEFQGPSETVRVLRNVDLAIGRGESLAVLGSSGSGKTTLLHLLGTLDTATSGKIFLNDVDLSTLGGRQRARLRNREIGFVFQFHHLLPEFTTLENVAMPAFIAGMGRGEGVRLAREALEMVGLTHRQDHKVTTLSGGERQRAAIARAILLRPKVLLADEPTGNLDEENGSKIGELLVSLNNELGMTFVVVTHNPTLAGMMHRRMELRSGELYAH; this is translated from the coding sequence ATGAGTAAAGAGACGATATACCGCTTGGTTGCCGTGGACAAGGAATTCCAAGGTCCTTCGGAGACGGTGCGCGTGCTGCGCAATGTCGATCTGGCCATCGGCAGGGGGGAATCCCTGGCCGTGCTCGGTTCGTCCGGGTCTGGCAAGACCACGCTCCTCCACCTGCTCGGCACGTTGGACACCGCGACCTCGGGCAAGATTTTTTTGAACGATGTGGATTTGAGCACCCTCGGCGGCAGGCAGCGGGCGCGGCTCAGGAACCGGGAGATAGGCTTCGTGTTTCAGTTCCATCACCTGCTCCCGGAGTTCACCACCTTGGAGAATGTCGCCATGCCCGCCTTTATCGCGGGCATGGGACGCGGCGAGGGCGTCAGGCTGGCCAGAGAGGCCCTTGAGATGGTGGGCCTCACGCATCGGCAGGATCACAAGGTGACGACCCTTTCGGGAGGGGAGCGCCAGCGGGCTGCAATAGCCAGGGCTATTCTGCTCCGGCCCAAGGTGTTGCTGGCGGACGAGCCGACAGGCAACCTCGACGAGGAAAACGGTTCAAAAATCGGAGAACTGCTCGTTTCTCTGAACAATGAACTGGGTATGACGTTTGTCGTCGTGACGCACAATCCGACCTTGGCCGGGATGATGCACAGGCGGATGGAATTGCGTTCAGGAGAATTGTATGCTCATTAG
- the bamA gene encoding outer membrane protein assembly factor BamA, with protein sequence MLIRCVGRLATLALVTLLLTMAGVTHAQASEAKDVKVAVLPFVINAGDDFSYLKDSLPELLSDRLRDAGFEVVDGAEVRRLIDEKRITTVNGASAREIALLSGAGFAVYGTMNQIGVDLTLDARLVDAYGTGEGKRMAVTKEGLINLLPAVDELVGRMKMDLLKLEVVAEVDVEGTKVLDKDVVLMRMTLQKGDMLTAKAANTALKNIYDLGYFDDVQVRIDEVPDGKKVTFVVVEKPRIQALGVRGSDAIDAEDILEAISTKKGGVVNPKVLSDDIRVIREMYRKDGYYKAKVTHEIEDTGSGVARLTFVVEEGPKLYITNVVIDGAQQLDPDDIKEVLALKERGMLSWITNTGVLKEELLDRDASAIEAFYNSKGFIEVRVGRPEVEIKDDGISVIYQVWEGARYKMGETIFKGDLIDDPAKLMEITAVGKLKEKDEYFDRSLLKADVDSLTNHYNNYGYAYADVKVNLKDDAENKIVDVVYTIAKHQRVHIRRVLLEGNAVTRDNVILREMRLADGDMFDGDKLKRSHTRLNNLGYFEKVDISPVPTGNPEEMDLVVKVKDKPTGQIGGGIGYSTYDSVYLAANVSESNLFGKGYLLALNGAFSGRKTAYTLTFRNPHLNDSEVGFTAEAHKRDEDFNDFTKRSVGGIASFDYPVGEYTSVSWDYTAEYYQLINIANDASSTVKDDAGSHFLSQVAGSITRDTLDNNMNPTEGTVSSLALLYGGGPMGGTDDFVKYIGSFQWYTPAVEEVVFHSKFWGGFLHKNLGGSKVPTDQRFELGGVGSVRGYSSYSITPLDGSDSSEGGTKAFYMNLELKRQLSKEYGISSLVFFDAGNSWKESEMMFSSPSRKGTAPSLGLYKSVGTGLNWYSPMGPVGFVYGYGLDRIGTTGRHKIEMLMGQQF encoded by the coding sequence ATGCTCATTAGATGCGTTGGCAGACTGGCGACTTTGGCCCTTGTAACGCTTTTGCTCACCATGGCGGGGGTGACCCACGCCCAGGCGAGCGAAGCCAAGGATGTGAAGGTTGCGGTGCTGCCCTTTGTCATCAACGCAGGCGACGATTTTTCCTATCTTAAAGACAGCCTTCCTGAATTGTTATCGGACCGCCTCCGGGATGCCGGGTTCGAGGTCGTGGATGGTGCCGAGGTCAGGCGGCTCATCGACGAGAAACGGATAACCACGGTCAACGGCGCCTCGGCGCGAGAGATTGCACTGCTTTCCGGGGCCGGTTTCGCGGTCTATGGGACCATGAACCAGATCGGCGTGGATCTCACCCTGGACGCGCGTCTTGTCGACGCCTACGGCACGGGCGAGGGAAAGCGCATGGCCGTGACCAAGGAGGGGCTGATCAACCTGCTGCCCGCAGTGGATGAACTGGTCGGGCGCATGAAGATGGACCTGCTCAAGCTCGAAGTGGTGGCCGAGGTCGATGTTGAAGGCACCAAGGTTCTGGACAAGGACGTGGTGCTCATGCGCATGACGCTCCAGAAAGGCGACATGCTGACCGCCAAGGCGGCCAATACGGCACTCAAGAATATTTATGATCTCGGCTATTTCGACGATGTGCAGGTCAGGATTGACGAGGTGCCTGACGGCAAGAAGGTGACCTTTGTCGTGGTCGAGAAACCCCGCATCCAGGCCCTTGGCGTCCGCGGTTCCGATGCCATTGATGCCGAGGATATCCTTGAGGCCATTTCCACCAAGAAAGGCGGCGTGGTCAACCCCAAGGTCTTGTCCGACGATATCCGCGTGATCCGCGAGATGTATCGCAAGGACGGCTACTACAAGGCCAAGGTCACTCACGAGATCGAGGATACCGGCTCTGGTGTGGCCCGGTTGACCTTCGTGGTGGAGGAAGGCCCCAAGCTCTATATCACCAACGTGGTCATTGACGGCGCGCAGCAGCTCGACCCGGACGACATCAAGGAAGTCCTGGCCCTCAAGGAACGCGGCATGCTCTCCTGGATCACCAATACCGGCGTGCTCAAGGAGGAACTCCTTGACCGTGACGCTTCGGCCATCGAGGCCTTCTACAACAGCAAGGGATTCATCGAGGTCCGGGTCGGCAGGCCCGAGGTGGAGATCAAGGACGACGGCATCAGCGTCATCTACCAAGTCTGGGAAGGGGCCCGCTACAAGATGGGCGAGACCATCTTCAAGGGCGATCTCATCGACGATCCGGCAAAGCTCATGGAGATTACCGCCGTGGGCAAGCTCAAGGAGAAGGACGAGTATTTCGACCGCTCGCTGCTCAAGGCGGACGTCGATTCCCTGACCAACCATTACAATAATTATGGCTATGCCTACGCCGACGTGAAGGTGAACCTCAAGGACGATGCCGAAAACAAGATCGTCGATGTTGTCTACACCATAGCCAAACACCAGCGGGTGCATATCCGTCGGGTGCTGCTCGAAGGCAACGCGGTCACCCGCGACAACGTCATCCTGCGCGAGATGCGGCTGGCCGACGGCGACATGTTCGACGGCGACAAGCTCAAGCGGTCTCACACTCGGCTCAACAACCTCGGATATTTTGAGAAGGTGGACATTTCCCCGGTGCCCACAGGCAATCCGGAGGAAATGGATCTTGTGGTCAAGGTCAAGGACAAGCCCACGGGCCAGATCGGTGGCGGCATAGGCTATTCCACCTATGACAGCGTGTACCTTGCGGCCAATGTGTCCGAATCGAATCTCTTCGGCAAGGGGTATCTGCTCGCCCTCAATGGTGCGTTCAGCGGGCGCAAGACCGCCTACACGCTGACGTTTCGCAATCCGCATCTCAATGACTCCGAGGTCGGCTTCACCGCCGAGGCGCACAAGCGCGACGAGGACTTCAACGACTTCACCAAACGTTCGGTCGGCGGCATAGCGAGTTTCGACTATCCTGTGGGCGAATATACCTCGGTGTCCTGGGACTACACGGCAGAATACTATCAGTTGATAAACATTGCTAACGACGCGTCTTCAACGGTTAAGGATGACGCGGGTTCGCATTTCCTCAGTCAGGTGGCTGGTTCCATTACTCGGGACACTCTTGACAACAACATGAATCCCACGGAAGGCACCGTGTCCTCGCTGGCGCTTCTCTACGGCGGCGGTCCCATGGGGGGAACCGATGACTTCGTCAAATACATCGGTTCATTCCAGTGGTATACGCCGGCGGTCGAAGAGGTTGTCTTCCACTCCAAGTTCTGGGGCGGGTTCCTGCACAAGAACTTGGGCGGTTCCAAGGTGCCGACTGATCAGCGGTTCGAGCTTGGCGGCGTTGGTTCGGTCCGCGGATATTCCTCCTACTCCATCACTCCGCTCGATGGTTCGGATTCGTCCGAGGGCGGCACCAAGGCGTTCTACATGAACCTGGAACTCAAGCGCCAGTTAAGCAAGGAGTATGGCATCTCCTCACTTGTCTTCTTTGACGCGGGCAATTCGTGGAAGGAGAGCGAGATGATGTTCTCTTCGCCATCACGCAAGGGTACGGCACCCTCGCTCGGCCTCTACAAGAGTGTCGGCACCGGACTCAACTGGTACTCGCCCATGGGCCCGGTCGGATTTGTATACGGGTATGGACTTGACAGGATCGGGACAACTGGACGGCACAAGATTGAAATGCTAATGGGGCAACAATTCTAG
- a CDS encoding OmpH family outer membrane protein: MKKVLFLAVVFVFLFQAVAFAETKIGVFSMQAVMVNCDYGKAVAAKLKAQFEPMEKNLEKEAQEIQKLEESLRNQDLALKLDAKQDKQREFRRITRDYQDSVAAYRQKRQVTQQELGQPVIEKIVKVMAEYAKVNKYTVIFELGSSGVSYVAEGIDITDNLVEELNKLKKAGK, from the coding sequence ATGAAAAAGGTATTGTTTCTGGCTGTTGTTTTTGTCTTTCTGTTCCAGGCCGTGGCGTTTGCTGAAACCAAGATTGGAGTGTTCAGCATGCAGGCGGTGATGGTCAACTGCGACTACGGCAAGGCCGTGGCCGCCAAGCTCAAGGCGCAGTTCGAGCCCATGGAGAAGAACCTGGAGAAGGAAGCCCAGGAAATTCAGAAGCTCGAAGAGTCCCTGCGCAACCAGGATCTGGCTCTGAAGCTGGATGCCAAGCAGGACAAGCAGCGTGAATTCCGGCGCATCACCCGTGACTATCAGGACAGCGTGGCGGCATACCGCCAGAAGCGTCAGGTCACCCAGCAGGAGCTTGGGCAGCCCGTGATCGAGAAGATCGTCAAGGTCATGGCCGAGTACGCCAAGGTCAACAAATACACCGTGATTTTCGAGCTGGGCAGCAGTGGTGTCTCCTACGTGGCCGAAGGCATCGACATCACCGACAACCTCGTGGAAGAACTTAACAAGCTGAAGAAAGCCGGTAAATAG
- the lpxD gene encoding UDP-3-O-(3-hydroxymyristoyl)glucosamine N-acyltransferase, translating into MKIKLSALAEKLGLDHTGDDMEISGVNTLEKAGPEDLSFLVNPKYAQLLDTTRAGCVLTSGPYADRVGRALVSSNVYMDLAKVVNIFAKPQGCLQGVSELAYVHPEARVDDTATVYPFAFIGARAVVGARSVVFPGCYVGEDSAIGADCLLYPNAVVMGSVTIGDKVILQPGAVLGGDGFGFAQTPFGHMKIPQIGTVIVEESVEIGSNTAIDRAALDTTRIGRGTKIDNLVQIGHNVQVGEHCLIIGQVGIGGSTKVGNNVVLAGQVGVADNAEIGDGAMIAAQSGLAGKIEPGSRLAGTPVMPAGTFLKAAGSCMPRLPELFRRVKALEKELNAVKAAANGGNDDE; encoded by the coding sequence ATGAAGATCAAGTTGTCGGCACTTGCCGAAAAACTTGGACTTGACCACACTGGGGACGACATGGAGATTTCCGGGGTGAACACCCTGGAGAAGGCCGGGCCTGAAGACCTCTCCTTTCTCGTCAATCCCAAATACGCGCAACTGCTGGATACGACCCGGGCCGGATGTGTTCTCACTTCCGGCCCGTATGCCGACAGGGTCGGGCGCGCGCTGGTCAGTTCCAATGTCTATATGGACTTGGCCAAGGTGGTGAACATCTTTGCCAAGCCCCAGGGATGCCTGCAGGGTGTCAGCGAATTAGCCTACGTCCACCCCGAGGCCAGGGTCGATGATACGGCCACGGTCTATCCGTTCGCATTCATCGGCGCGCGGGCAGTGGTCGGCGCGAGAAGCGTCGTTTTTCCCGGCTGCTATGTGGGCGAGGACAGCGCTATCGGCGCTGATTGTCTTTTGTACCCCAATGCCGTGGTCATGGGCTCGGTGACCATCGGCGACAAGGTCATCCTTCAGCCCGGAGCGGTGCTTGGCGGTGATGGTTTCGGTTTCGCCCAGACACCGTTCGGGCATATGAAGATCCCCCAGATCGGCACTGTGATCGTGGAGGAGAGCGTGGAGATCGGCTCCAACACGGCCATCGACAGGGCCGCCCTGGACACCACGCGCATCGGGCGGGGAACAAAGATCGACAACCTCGTGCAGATCGGCCACAACGTGCAGGTGGGCGAGCACTGTCTGATCATCGGGCAGGTTGGCATCGGCGGCAGCACCAAGGTCGGCAACAACGTGGTCCTGGCCGGCCAGGTAGGGGTCGCGGACAATGCCGAGATCGGCGACGGGGCCATGATAGCCGCCCAAAGCGGACTTGCCGGCAAGATCGAGCCTGGCAGCAGGCTGGCAGGCACTCCGGTCATGCCAGCAGGCACCTTTTTGAAGGCGGCTGGTTCCTGCATGCCAAGGCTGCCCGAACTTTTCAGGCGCGTGAAGGCACTTGAAAAGGAACTCAACGCGGTCAAGGCCGCAGCGAATGGTGGAAACGACGATGAGTAA
- the fabZ gene encoding 3-hydroxyacyl-ACP dehydratase FabZ, with amino-acid sequence MSNEYLLDIRQIMDMLPHRYPFLLVDRVVEFEPGVRLKAYKNVSMNEAFFQGHFPGLPVMPGVLILEALAQAGGVFVMSTIQESLEDKVFLFTGLNKVKFRKPVVPGDRLILKVAYDRHKMNIWRMHGIAEVDGQVVAQGEFSAAVANKGDM; translated from the coding sequence ATGAGTAACGAATACCTGCTGGATATCAGACAGATCATGGATATGCTGCCCCATCGCTACCCGTTCCTGCTCGTTGACAGGGTCGTGGAGTTCGAGCCGGGGGTCAGGCTCAAGGCCTACAAGAATGTCAGCATGAACGAGGCGTTTTTTCAGGGACATTTCCCCGGCCTGCCGGTCATGCCGGGCGTACTCATCCTTGAGGCCCTGGCCCAGGCCGGTGGCGTCTTTGTCATGAGTACCATTCAGGAGTCCCTGGAGGACAAGGTCTTTCTCTTCACCGGGTTGAACAAGGTCAAGTTCCGCAAGCCGGTGGTTCCAGGTGACAGGCTCATCCTCAAGGTGGCCTATGACAGACATAAAATGAATATCTGGCGCATGCACGGCATCGCCGAGGTCGACGGCCAGGTCGTGGCTCAGGGAGAGTTTTCGGCTGCCGTCGCCAATAAAGGGGACATGTAG
- the lpxA gene encoding acyl-ACP--UDP-N-acetylglucosamine O-acyltransferase, translating into MATEIHSSAVIDPSAELGVDVRIGPFVVVGAEAKIGDNTLLESHVVIKSFTEMGAGNHVHPHAVIGGEPQHTAYQGEKTYTRIGDNNKIRECVTIHRGTVQGEGETHIGSNCMFMAYSHIAHDCTVGDNVILANAVNLAGHVAVGRNVIISGMSAVQQFIRIGEYAFLGGASGYKLDVPPFMLAHGVRGMLFGPNLIGLKRNGFDSDACKGLKKAYKIIFRSGLTREQGLERVESEIVGIPQVDRLVAFIRESKNGVTPDHKQRNCHEES; encoded by the coding sequence GTGGCAACTGAAATCCATTCCTCCGCCGTCATTGATCCGTCCGCCGAACTGGGTGTCGATGTCCGGATCGGGCCGTTTGTCGTGGTCGGCGCAGAGGCAAAGATAGGCGACAACACGCTGCTTGAGTCCCATGTGGTGATCAAATCCTTCACCGAAATGGGAGCGGGGAACCATGTTCACCCCCATGCGGTCATCGGCGGCGAACCGCAGCATACCGCCTACCAGGGCGAGAAGACCTACACCCGGATCGGTGACAACAACAAAATCCGCGAGTGCGTCACCATCCATCGCGGCACGGTCCAGGGCGAAGGGGAGACCCACATCGGGTCCAACTGCATGTTCATGGCCTATTCCCACATCGCCCATGACTGCACCGTGGGCGACAATGTCATCCTGGCCAACGCGGTCAACTTGGCCGGGCATGTAGCGGTCGGTCGCAACGTGATCATCAGCGGCATGTCTGCCGTGCAGCAGTTCATCCGCATCGGCGAATACGCTTTTTTGGGCGGTGCCAGCGGCTACAAGCTTGATGTGCCTCCCTTCATGCTCGCCCACGGCGTGCGCGGCATGCTTTTTGGTCCCAACCTCATCGGGCTCAAGCGCAACGGTTTTGATTCCGATGCCTGCAAGGGGTTGAAAAAGGCCTACAAGATCATCTTCCGTTCCGGGCTGACCCGCGAGCAAGGGCTGGAGCGGGTGGAAAGTGAGATCGTCGGCATCCCCCAGGTGGACCGGCTGGTCGCCTTCATCCGCGAAAGCAAGAACGGCGTGACCCCGGACCATAAGCAGCGCAACTGCCACGAAGAGTCCTGA
- a CDS encoding LpxI family protein, producing the protein MSEPVTTIGLIAGGRQFPILVARGVKAHGYRLVVAGFTGHTNMDVVPYADVWQELKLGKLGRLIAFFRENGVDRVIMAGTIDKPKVMDIRHLDMRAVKLLFRQKNKGDSAILGSLAEEFEREGMPVVPAHDYLPELLSPLGVMTRREPDEREREDLRYGWKIAKELGRMDIGQCVVLREGIISAVEALEGTDAAIARGCGLGGPGCVVIKVFKPGQQEQVDLPSLGLDTVRAMIDGKATCLGVEAGRSLFFDRDEALALADRAGMAIVGLATDQVEP; encoded by the coding sequence ATGAGCGAGCCTGTCACCACCATCGGTCTGATAGCGGGGGGCCGCCAGTTTCCGATATTGGTGGCCCGCGGCGTCAAGGCGCACGGGTATCGGTTGGTGGTGGCCGGGTTCACCGGCCACACCAACATGGACGTGGTGCCCTATGCCGACGTGTGGCAGGAGCTCAAGCTCGGCAAGCTCGGCAGGCTCATCGCCTTTTTCCGCGAGAACGGGGTGGATCGGGTGATCATGGCCGGGACTATCGACAAGCCCAAGGTCATGGACATCCGTCATCTGGACATGCGCGCCGTGAAACTGCTCTTTCGCCAGAAAAACAAAGGGGATTCGGCCATCCTCGGCTCCCTGGCCGAGGAGTTCGAGCGCGAGGGAATGCCTGTGGTCCCGGCTCACGATTACCTGCCGGAGCTGCTCTCGCCCCTTGGCGTCATGACCCGGCGCGAGCCGGACGAACGTGAGCGGGAGGACCTGCGCTACGGCTGGAAGATCGCCAAGGAGCTTGGCCGCATGGACATTGGCCAGTGTGTGGTCCTGCGCGAGGGGATCATCTCCGCCGTGGAGGCCCTGGAAGGCACCGATGCGGCCATTGCCAGGGGGTGCGGGCTGGGCGGTCCCGGCTGCGTGGTGATCAAGGTCTTCAAGCCCGGCCAGCAGGAGCAGGTCGACCTGCCCAGTCTCGGTCTGGACACGGTCCGGGCCATGATCGACGGCAAGGCCACCTGCCTGGGCGTCGAGGCGGGCAGGAGTTTGTTTTTCGACAGGGACGAAGCCCTGGCCCTGGCCGACAGAGCGGGCATGGCCATTGTCGGGCTGGCTACTGATCAGGTCGAGCCCTGA
- a CDS encoding damage-control phosphatase ARMT1 family protein encodes MNTATACLPCFKKMIRREARLACPGDEPLQARIVESWERCLSELDLRVPPPVIARHLVDTVAAVSGSRADHYAEDKRQANDAVLRLLPGLRTRIMAEQDTLGDPLALALELSVIGNYIDRGVELDVDWEAELADVARTLSPDVLTRFKAHARSGARVVVLGDNAGEIALDTLLVEVLLRRGCEVVYAVRSRPILNDAIMADAAYVGMTRLCQVVESGVDTPGTVLDRCAPEFRQRLDQADVILSKGQGNYESLQGELAGAYCAFKVKCQRLVAETGLGLGDSAFIVTTTPPVRPDKGVQP; translated from the coding sequence ATGAATACCGCAACAGCCTGCCTGCCGTGCTTCAAGAAAATGATCCGTCGCGAAGCTCGGCTCGCCTGCCCTGGCGACGAGCCTCTCCAGGCTCGTATTGTCGAGAGCTGGGAGCGGTGCCTGTCTGAACTTGATCTGCGCGTGCCCCCACCCGTCATAGCCCGGCATCTTGTGGACACCGTGGCCGCCGTGAGCGGCAGCCGGGCCGATCACTACGCCGAAGACAAGCGGCAGGCCAATGATGCTGTCCTGCGGCTTCTGCCCGGCCTGCGCACCCGCATCATGGCCGAACAGGACACTTTGGGCGACCCTCTGGCCCTGGCCCTGGAACTGTCGGTGATCGGCAACTACATCGACCGCGGCGTTGAGCTCGACGTGGATTGGGAGGCGGAGCTGGCTGATGTCGCCAGAACCCTCTCCCCTGATGTTTTGACCCGGTTCAAGGCTCATGCCCGGTCCGGAGCGCGGGTGGTCGTGCTTGGCGACAACGCGGGCGAGATCGCCCTGGACACGCTCCTTGTCGAGGTGTTGCTCAGGCGTGGTTGCGAGGTCGTCTACGCCGTGCGCTCGCGCCCGATTCTCAACGACGCGATCATGGCGGACGCGGCGTATGTCGGCATGACCCGATTGTGCCAAGTGGTGGAGAGCGGGGTGGACACGCCGGGAACAGTTCTGGACCGGTGCGCACCCGAATTCAGACAGCGCCTTGACCAGGCGGACGTGATCCTCTCCAAGGGGCAGGGCAACTATGAGTCCCTGCAAGGCGAATTGGCGGGCGCTTACTGCGCCTTCAAGGTCAAGTGCCAGCGACTGGTGGCCGAGACCGGGCTGGGCCTGGGGGATTCGGCCTTCATCGTGACCACGACGCCGCCGGTTCGCCCGGACAAAGGCGTGCAGCCATGA